The window AGCGCCTCTTACCACCGCGCGGCGTTCGTGCCGCACCCGAAGATCATGGGCAAGGTGGGCCTGAGTCTGGTGACCCTCAGCCGTTACCGTCTGGACACCGCCACCCGCTACGCCCTGCCGCGCATCTGTGGCGATCCGCTGACGGTGGCGTTCAACTTCAAGCGCGCCGTACTGGGCGTCACCCTGCCTGTGCAGGGTGGGCGGCCCCTCACGGCCTACCAGACGCACATGGACGCCTTTGCTCAGGGCTGCGACACCATGCAGCGGCAGGTGGGCGCTCTCCATGAGCTGCTGCGGGCCACCCCCGGCCCCTGGCTGATCGGGGGCGACTTCAACCTGCTGGGCACGGCGGGGGCGTATACACGTCTGCGCGAGCGGGAGCGCGCCTACTTCAATCCAGCGACTGAACTTGAGCCCCTGATGGCCGCGTACGACTCATTTCCCAACGAGGCGCAGATTGACAGCGGAGACGCCCGCTATTTCACCCACTTCCCCAACGACCCGGCCGTGGGCCGCCCCGACCGCACCATTGACTACTTCTTCTACGCCCCGGGCCTGCGGCACACGGATGACCGGATTCGCCAGGACCAGCCCAAGATCAGCGATCACTTTGCGATGCTGACGACGGTGGCGCTGCCATGAAGGTCAGATTCTGGGACGGAGTAGAGGCGTGGCTGGATCACCTTGACCTGAGATACACGTATGCCGGTCTGGTCGAGGGTAGGGTCTGCACCCAGCTGAACACCTGGATTCTGGAGCAGGCCGCCCAGAACGCGCATCTGGTGCTGGCACCCACGATCACACCGGGCCCGCCAGCTCAGCTGTCGCCCGAGCAGGTCCGGCTGGAGGCGTTGCCCAGTGTGCAGGCTCAGGCGCAGTTCAAGGCCCACGCCGCGCGATCAGCGGTGGACGGTGTGGGCAGCGTAAGCGCCGTGCTGCGACTGGTCTGGTGGCAGGACGAAATGCCCGACCACCTGTCCTCATGCCTGCGGACCGTGGCAGGCACTGTGAACTGGTGGTCGGGGGCGGAAGAGGTGGATCCGGTGCTTACTCCTGGCTGGTGATAAATGGCAGATTCCGGTCAAACTGCGCGCGGTCCAGGCCATAGCCGTACACAAAGGCGTCGGGAATGGTAAAGCCCAGGTACTCCACGGGGATTTCCACCTTGCGGCGGCTGGGTTTGCTGAGCAGCGCGGCGATCTTGAGGCTCTTGGGGCCGCGCCCTTCAAGGTAGTGCAGCAGGTAGTTCATGGTGATGCCGGTGTCCACAATGTCTTCCACCAGGATCACGTGGCGGTCACTGATGGGAAACTGCAGGTCCTTGACAATCCGCACCTCGCCGCTGGACTGCTTGGCGTTGCCGTAAGAGCTGGCCTGCAGGAAATCAATGGTGCAGGGCATGTTCAGGGCACGCACCAGATCGGTGTGGAACATAAAGGCGCCGTTAAGCACGCAGATCAGGTGCGGTTCCAGGCCACGGTAGTCCTCGCGGATTCGGGCCGCGATTTCCTGAATGCGCGCCTGAAGCTGCTCCTGCGTGATCTGAACGGGGCCGTTGCCGGGGGCGAGAGTCATACCTGTTCAGGCTAACACGGGGCCGCGCCGCGCTATCCTCGCCCGCATGACAGGGGGGGGCGTGGGGGTAGAACTGGACTTTTCCCGGGTGCCGGGGGTGCTGGGACGCATTGTGGCTGAGCGGGTGGCCGATTACCGGGAGGCAGACCCGGCGCTGGGTGAGGTCCGCCCGGCTGCCCGGCGCTTTGAGTCCGCCCTGCGTGGCCCCGGGCTGGCCCTGATTGCCGAGGTCAAGCGGGCCAGCCCCAGCCAGGGCGCCATTGCGCCGCTGGACCCGGCGCAGGCGGCGCGGGCCTACGAAGCCGGGGGTGCGGCGGCCATCAGTGTGCTGACGGAGCCCCGGCATTTCGGCGGCGACGCCCAGGCGCTCCGTGACGTGGTGGACCGGGTTGCGCTGCCCGCGCTGCGCAAGGACTTCGTGGTGCACCCGGCCATGCTGCGCGAGGCGGCTGACTGGGGGGCCTCGGCCGCGCTGTTGATGGTGAGTGTGCTGGGCGAGGCCACGGGCGAGTTCCTGGCCATGGCCCATAGCCTGGGCCTGGACGCCCTGGTGGAGGTCCACGACGAACGCGAACTGGATCTGGCCCTGGCCACCGGCGCCCGCATCATCGGCGTGAACAACCGCGATCTCACCACCCTGCACATTGATCTGGGGGTCAGTCCCCGCCTGATTCGCCGCGCCCGCGAGGCCGGGTTTGACGGCGTGCTGGTGGCCGAAAGCGGCTACCGCACCCCGGCCGACCTGCAGGCTGTGCGCGGCCTGGCGGACGCCGTGCTGGTGGGCACCAGCCTTGCGGGCAGCGGCGACCTGGAACGCGCCGCCCGTGACCTGATGGCGCTGTCCTGAGGTGACGGCCCCGGTCACCCTGACCCTGCTGGGCACCGGCGACAGCAAAGGCGTGCCGCGCTTCTGGTGCGCCTGTGCAGTGTGTACCGAAGCCCGCCAGACCGGCATCAACCGCCGCCGCCGCACCGCGACCCTGCTGCGTGTGGGGCCGCAGACGGCGCTGCTGGACGCTGGACCCGACACGCACGCGGCGCTGGCCGGCCTGGACCGCCCCCTGGTGCCGGACATGGTGCTGCTGTCGCACGCCCACAACGACCATGTGCTGGGCCTGGGCGACCTGCTGGACTACGTGCGCTACGCGGGCGGCACCTTGCCCGTATATGCCCCGGCCAGCGTGATTCCCGCGC of the Deinococcus aquaedulcis genome contains:
- the trpC gene encoding indole-3-glycerol phosphate synthase TrpC, yielding MTGGGVGVELDFSRVPGVLGRIVAERVADYREADPALGEVRPAARRFESALRGPGLALIAEVKRASPSQGAIAPLDPAQAARAYEAGGAAAISVLTEPRHFGGDAQALRDVVDRVALPALRKDFVVHPAMLREAADWGASAALLMVSVLGEATGEFLAMAHSLGLDALVEVHDERELDLALATGARIIGVNNRDLTTLHIDLGVSPRLIRRAREAGFDGVLVAESGYRTPADLQAVRGLADAVLVGTSLAGSGDLERAARDLMALS
- the hpt gene encoding hypoxanthine phosphoribosyltransferase gives rise to the protein MTLAPGNGPVQITQEQLQARIQEIAARIREDYRGLEPHLICVLNGAFMFHTDLVRALNMPCTIDFLQASSYGNAKQSSGEVRIVKDLQFPISDRHVILVEDIVDTGITMNYLLHYLEGRGPKSLKIAALLSKPSRRKVEIPVEYLGFTIPDAFVYGYGLDRAQFDRNLPFITSQE
- a CDS encoding endonuclease/exonuclease/phosphatase family protein gives rise to the protein MRPSSRRARPLVRAFLGLLLLTGALAGLVYALTDHPRPVQAAELACPAGTPTLQAGQPVKVLSWNVQYLAGRGYVFFYDTLAGDGPDTRPAPASLARTLDEVTAVIQAENPDLILLQEVDRDSKRTDYADQLAQLQARLGGAYPCAASASYHRAAFVPHPKIMGKVGLSLVTLSRYRLDTATRYALPRICGDPLTVAFNFKRAVLGVTLPVQGGRPLTAYQTHMDAFAQGCDTMQRQVGALHELLRATPGPWLIGGDFNLLGTAGAYTRLRERERAYFNPATELEPLMAAYDSFPNEAQIDSGDARYFTHFPNDPAVGRPDRTIDYFFYAPGLRHTDDRIRQDQPKISDHFAMLTTVALP